The proteins below come from a single Triticum aestivum cultivar Chinese Spring chromosome 5D, IWGSC CS RefSeq v2.1, whole genome shotgun sequence genomic window:
- the LOC123122387 gene encoding protein ALTERED PHOSPHATE STARVATION RESPONSE 1 — MGCCQSRLERQEAVSRCKARRRYTKHLVQARRDMAASHALYLRSLRATGAALLQFATAEADNPHPHPRPTHHQRHQPPPSPPPPPPPPPPPPPPPLSPARTASSWTTTTSSTISASQILPPPPPPPPPPPAPMPSSWDFWDPFAPSSSRSPADAAAEWDDAATSLAESPRAAPPPVVVTAKAAQAQPPAPSVVTTTTSTASELTVVALPRGGGAAGKKDLAEIATDIDEYFLKAADAGARVAALLEAPICELPNANNSLPGRVMSYGKNLKPTGWSWGGGGGGYGKGSSNGFSRFGTGDEGMMGNGGGSGILSHSSTVERLYAWEKKLFLEVKNYEGLKQEHDKKVGLLRKQEVRGVDYLKMEKNRMEMESLESKMLVATQSIDTTTSEIIRLRESELFPQLLELVAGLMSMWRGMYECHQVQTHMVQQLEYLTMSTSPTSNDHRQAALQLEIEVDRWYSAFCSLVKSQRDYVYSLTGWLRLSLFQCLHNPLMKDIQNSDIYSLCEEWQLAIDRIPDKVASEGIKTLLSVIHAVVVQQAEEQKQKKRSDAAFKDFEKKTEELRSLESKYGPYSAEGYGEMTRKTPVAEKRAKVEALRSRVDDEKTKHEKSVGVTRAMTLNNLQTGFPNVFQAMTGFASVCMEAFESVYNFKRSSDRALDMKRLLT; from the exons ATGGGCTGCTGCCAGTCGAGGCTGGAGCGCCAGGAGGCGGTGTCGCGCTGCAAGGCGCGCCGCCGCTACACCAAGCACCTCGTGCAGGCGCGCCGGGACATGGCCGCCTCCCACGCGCTCTACCTCCGCTCGCTGCGGGCCACGGGCGCCGCGCTGCTCCAGTTCGCCACCGCCGAGGCCGAcaacccgcacccgcacccgcgcCCGACCCACCACCAGCGCCACCAGCCGCCGCCctccccgcctccgccgccgccccctccgccgccgccgccgcccccgccgctcagCCCCGCGCGGACCGCCAGCTCCtggaccaccaccacctcctccaccatCAGCGCCTCGCAAATcctgccgccccctccccctccgcccccgccgccgccggccccaaTGCCGTCCAGCTGGGACTTCTGGGACCCCTTCGCgccctcctcctcccgctcccccgccgacgccgccgccgaatGGGACGACGCGGCCACCTCCCTCGCCGAATccccccgcgccgcgccgccgcccgtcgtcgtcacGGCCAAGGCCGCCCAGGCCCAGCCCCCGGCGCCGTCCGTCGTCACCACCACCACATCCACCGCCAGCGAGCTCAccgtcgtcgccctgccccgcggcggcggcgcggccgggaaGAAGGACCTCGCCGAGATCGCCACCGATATCGACGAGTACTTCCTCAAGGCCGCCGACGCCGGCGCCCGCGTCGCCGCGCTGCTCGAGGCCCCAATCTGCGAGCTCCCCAACGCCAACAACAGCCTCCCAG GGAGGGTGATGAGCTACGGCAAGAACCTGAAGCCGACGGGATGGtcgtggggcggcggcggaggagggtaCGGGAAAGGCAGCAGCAATGGCTTCTCCAGGTTCGGGACAGGAGACGAAGGCATGATGGGCAATGGCGGAGGCAGTGGGATCCTCAGCCACTCCTCCACCGTCGAGAGGCTCTACGCCTGGGAGAAGAAGCTGTTTCTTGAGGTCAAG AACTACGAGGGGCTTAAGCAGGAGCATGACAAGAAGGTGGGGCTGCTGAGGAAGCAGGAGGTGAGGGGCGTGGACTacctcaagatggagaagaacAGGATGGAGATGGAGAGCCTCGAATCCAAGATGCTGGTGGCCACCCAGTCCATCGACACCACCACCTCCGAGATCATCAGGCTCAGAGAATCCGAGCTGTTCCCTCAGCTACTTGAGCTGGTTGCTGG CTTGATGAGCATGTGGAGGGGCATGTATGAGTGCCATCAGGTACAGACCCACATGGTGCAGCAGCTTGAATACCTGACCATGAGCACCAGCCCAACCTCCAATGACCACCGGCAAGCGGCGCTCCAGCTCGAGATCGAGGTGGACAGGTGGTACTCGGCGTTCTGCAGCCTGGTTAAGTCCCAGAGAGATTATGTCTACTCGCTGACCGGCTGGCTTCGCCTCTCCCTGTTCCAATGCCTTCACAACCCACTCATGAAAGACATACAGAACTCCGACATCTACAGCCTGTGCGAGGAGTGGCAGCTGGCCATCGACCGGATCCCCGACAAGGTGGCCTCGGAAGGGATCAAAACCCTCCTTTCAGTGATCCACGCCGTGGTAGtccagcaggcggaggagcagaagcagaagaagaggtCAGATGCTGCATTCAAAGACTTTGAGAAGAAGACAGAGGAACTGCGATCCCTGGAGTCCAAATACGGGCCGTACTCTGCTGAAGGCTATGGAGAGATGACGCGGAAGACACCGGTAGCAGAGAAGCGGGCGAAGGTGGAGGCCCTGAGGAGCAGGGTGGACGACGAGAAGACCAAGCACGAGAAGAGCGTCGGGGTGACGAGGGCGATGACCCTGAACAACCTCCAGACAGGGTTCCCCAACGTCTTCCAGGCGATGACGGGCTTCGCCAGCGTCTGCATGGAGGCGTTCGAGTCGGTGTACAACTTCAAGCGGAGCTCGGACCGGGCGCTCGACATGAAGAGGCTGCTGACCTGA